From a single Sorghum bicolor cultivar BTx623 chromosome 5, Sorghum_bicolor_NCBIv3, whole genome shotgun sequence genomic region:
- the LOC8076791 gene encoding protein FAM136A has translation MEEQVVTERIRRKLEEVNATVQQHLAGVQDHVNFTMQQAYFKCAHDCFDRRRTQEGINSCVENCSVPVLTANNVVENEMAKFQERLNRSLMVCQDKYEAAKLQKLKTDATQELESCVNRSIDDSIRVLPHVVEQIKSALSIN, from the exons ATGGAGGAGCAGGTGGTGACGGAGCGGATCCGGCGGAAGCTGGAGGAGGTCAACGCCACCGTGCAGCAGCACCTCGCCGGCGTCCAGGACCACGTCAACTTCACCATGCAG CAAGCATACTTCAAGTGCGCGCATGATTGCTTTGATCGGCGTCGTACTCAGGAAGGGATCAACAGCTGTGTGGAGAATTGTAGTGTGCCTGTCCTTACCGCCAACAATGTTGTTGAGAATGAGATGGCCAAGTTTCAG GAACGGTTGAATCGGTCATTGATGGTCTGTCAAGACAAGTATGAAGCAGCCAAGCTCCAGAAGTTGAAAACAGATGCAACTCAGGAACTGGAATCCTGTGTCAACAGATCTATCGATGACAGCATCAGGGTGCTCCCACATGTGGTGGAGCAGATCAAGTCCGCCCTCAGTATCAATTAG